The Podospora pseudopauciseta strain CBS 411.78 mitochondrion, complete sequence, whole genome shotgun sequence sequence GTGGTATATATATTATGGAATATATACACAATCCCCATATATATTATATAGGTAGAACTACTCTTTTTAAAAGAAGAATTAATAATCATATTAAAGCTGATTCTAACAGTAAGTTTCATGCTTTTTTAAAATTAGTTGGTTTAGAACACTTTAAATTTTCTATAATAGAGATTTCTTCTTCTAATGAACAAGGGATTCGGGAAAATTATTATCTTCAAAAATTTTTACCTTTATTAAATACAACCTTTTCTTCAGCTTTTTCTGAATCTACTATATTTATGAGTTTAACTGAAAAAATAACTAGTTTAAAAACTACAAAGTTAACGTCAAAAAGTAATCAACCTATTTCTATTTATACATATTCTTTGGAAAAACAAGGTGATTGTGAAGTAATAATTCCTACTTATACTAAATATAATAGTATAGGTGAAGCAAGTAAAATGGAAAGAATTGCTTATGGAACTGTTTTATTATTTAGAGATACTAATCTCCCCTTTAGAGGTAAATTATATTTTACTAAGCCTATAATAGATTTCAATTCTACATTAGATAAAGTTAATAATATATTAAAAGATGTTAAATTAGTAAGTAATATAGCTCAAAGAGTATGAGCATATGACGCTTTAACATTAGATTTAATAAAAGGTAGTCCTTTTGAATCTAAAACTCAAGCATCAAATATATTAGGTATTAGTCGTAATGTTATTAATTATTTTATAGATACTAAAAAAGCTGAAGGAGTTAAAGGGACTTATTTGTTTAGTAGACCGTTAAATGAGTTAGAAATAATAAGTTTAAGAGAACTTTCAGGGAATATTAGATTAGGTAATAAAATAAAAGTGTATGCTTATGATGCTATAACTTTGGATTTAATAAATAATGAACCTTTTTCTAGTATATCTGATACAGCTGCCTATTTTAATGTTAATTATAGAACAATAACTCGCCATTTGGACACTAAATTTGCTACAAAACAAAATAAGATGAACGTGTACTTTTTTAAAAAGGCAATTAATTCTGAATTAAAAATAGAATTAATGAAGCAGGCCGATAAGTCTCGTTATGTTCGTAGTGAAATTTGAGTATATAAATTAGATTTACAAGGTAAATTAATATTGTTGCCTGATCAGCCTTTTAAAACTAAGCGTGAAGCTGTACGTGTCTTGCATATGCATCATACTGTAATAACTAAATACATAGATACGGACTTAGAGTATAAAGGATTACTTTTATATAGTACACCTCAAAATAACGATTATTAAATGTTAAATTAGTCACTAGTTTCTTATTATATTTTTAGCATTAGCGTTTTTAAACCTTCCTTAATAAATGTTATTTAAGATTAAGACATAGTCTGAACCAGTTCGAAAGAACTAGATGTAAAGCATAAACAGTTTTACGATAACAACATTTGGAAGTGCTAATAGTAAATATGCTTTTTTAGGATCCTTAAGAAGTACAGCTCAATTGATTAGTTATGAATTAGTTTTAAGTTCTGCTATACTTTTAGTAATTATGCTAACTGGAAGTTTAAATCTTAGTGTTAATATAGAATCTCAAAGAGCTATTTGGAATATATTTCCATTATTGCCTGTATTTATTATATTTTTTATAGGTTCTGTTGCTGAAACAAACAGAGCCCCCTTCGATCTCGCTGAGGCTAGTTTAAATTATCAAATAATCTTAGCTTATTATTATATTACAACCGTATTTATTTCAATTACTAGATTAATAATTTTTAATTATATTTATAATATCACTATTATTATGAATATTTACAATAATTTTAGTATAATACTACGTACATTTTACAAATTACACTATGCAGCTGGAAAGATAAACTTTAAAACATTCAAAAAATTATATAGTTCCTTAACTCTCAAAGTGAGTTCACTACACCCTGAATGAATAACAGGTTTCACAGATGGAGAAGGTTCCTTTGGTATTAAAATTTATAAAGCTAAAGGCTACAAACTAGGATGAAGATTAGATCCTTTTTTCCAAATTAAATTAAATGCCCGAGATATAGATATATTATATCGTATCAAAGAATATTTTGGAGGAGTAGGAACTATAAGTTTTGAGAAAAATACGGCTAAGTATATTATTAGAAAACTTAGTGATATTGTAGATATTTTGATACCGCATTTTGAAGCTTATCCTCTATTAACTAAAAAATTTGCTGATTTCGAATTATTTAGGCAAATTATTTTAATTATAAAAAATGAATCTTCTTTAAGTGAACAAGGATTTATAAAAATCCTTAAGCTTAGATATTATCTGAATAAAGGAATATCAGAGGAATTAAAAGAATTATACCCTAACTTAGTACCAGTAATGAGACCTGAAGTTCCAGAAAGAAAAATTCAACCGGAATGATTAGTAGGATTCATAGATGGGGAAGGTAGTTTTAATATAATTACAGTCGAGAAAAAGTCTTCAGATGCACCATCAATACTTAGCACTAGTTACAAAGTATGATTACATTTTCAAATAACACAACATAGTCGAGATACTACTCTCATGGAAAGAATAGTTACATTTTTTGATTGTGGTAGTGTAAAAAAAAGAAACACCGACGCTGTTGACTTTAAGTTAAATAAATTCGAGTTGTTAGAAAACATAATTATACCTTTTTTTCAAAAATATCCACTTCAAAGTGCTAAAGTTTTTGATTTCTTATCTTTTATTGAAGCTGCCGATGTGATTAAAAGTAAAAAAAACCGTCAGTGGACAGCTGAACAATTTGCTAAAATTCAAAATATTCAAAGTAATATGAATAAATACATCAAAGAAAATAAAAACGAAAAACAAGATGATGAAAGTAATGAAGGTAAATAACTATCACGGGAAATGACCCTGTTTAATGTCGTATTTCGGGCGCAAGCTCGTACTACTTATAACCGGCGTTTAATTATTAATAATAGTTAGTGCGAAGCCTTAAACTTTATTTACTCTCGAGGGCTACCGACCCACCACCAGCTACCACTTTTTATTATTTATTAATAAATAATAAATTTTTAGGCGGCGGCCGAGTTATCTTAAATTTTTTTGTTACATTATAGATTTTTGATTCGCGTTAAGATAGTATAAAGATTGATAAAGCTGAGGCGTTTAAATAAACAATACGATTCGGTCTCATTAAAGATCACTATTTGCTGGAAAACCCTATTGTTATCTGGTATATTAGGACAATCAGCAGGAAACCAAAACAATAAGGCAGCCTTGTTATGAGTAGGATCCTCAGAGACTATACGTGATCGCCATATAAACATAGGGTAAGATATAGTCCAAATTGGTGCGCAAGCACGAAAGATACTAAATATAAGTTTGAAATCTAACTTTATTGCGTATAAACTAATTAACAATAATTTAATCTATATTAAAAAATCTGTGCTTAATATCAATAGCAATAAAAGATATTATTCTAGTGTAAGAAAGATAAATTCTAAATCAGATAAAAGACCTATTCCTATTATTAGCTTAGGTAATCTAAATGATGCTAACTCTATTAAATCTTATTGCGAATTATTAAAAGGTAAGGGTGGTATATATTCTTTTGTTAATACTTTAAATAATAAAAGATATATCGGTAGTGCAAAAGATTTGTACATAATACTTAATGAACATATTAGAAATAAAAAATCGAATACCGCCTTACAAAAAGCCTTTGAGAAGTATGGCCTAGAAAACTTTAATTTTTGTATTTATGAATATTTTACATATGAAAGTAAAGTTATGAGTCATAAATCTTTAACAGACTTAGAAACTAGTTACCTGGGAAGATTCCATATAGATACTCTTTATAATTTTACAACTTCAGCTATAAGTATTACAGGTTATAAACATACGGATGAAGCTAAATCAAAGATGATTAAGCGTTATGAAAATAAAGAGAAGCATCCAATGTATGGTAAAAACCACACTAAAGAAGCTTTAGCTCTAATTAGTAAACCAGGAGAGTTAAATCCTATGTTTGGAAGAAAACATAGTGAAGTAACTAAAGATAAGATAAGTAATAAATTAAGTAAGTATCCATTAGGAGTAGGTATTTATGATTTAGATAATAATTTAATAGCACAATTCAGAAACAATGTAGAACTTGCTAAATATTTAGATATATCCAGAGTTACAGTAGGTAAGTATTTAAGTTCAGGGATTATTTATAATAAGTTATATTACTTTAAAGCAATAAAAGATTAAATGGTAAACTTATATTTTTTTTTTGGAATCAGAACTTGTTAGTGGATTTATGACAGAACATGCTGCAGTAGTTTTTGTATTCTTTTTCTTAGCTGAATACGGAAGTATTGTTTTAATGTGTATACTTACAAGTATTTTATTTTTAGGGGGTTATTTGTCAATAAATAGTTTAGATGTCTTTAATTTTTTTTATTCTATCCTTTTTAATATAGGATTTATTGATCTTAATTTTTTTAATATATTTTATTATTTCTATAAAGAAATTTTTGTTAATAATTCTATTATAGAAGGATTAATATATGGATTAACTATAGGATTAAAAAGTTCTATTTTAATATTTCTTTTTATATGAGTAAGAGCTTCTTTTCCTAGAATACGTTTCGATCAATTAATGGCTTTTTGTTGAACGGTTTTATTACCTTTATTATTTGCTTTAATTGTTTTACTTCCTTGTATATTATATAGTTATAATATTTTACCTGTTAATGTTTTATAGTTAACCTCTATTACCCTTAAATAAAATACTTTTAATATTTTGATTTCATATTTGAATATGAAATGGGATTTTAATCGATTTAGCTCCAGTTATCCAAGGTAGAGGGTAGGTAGGGTACTATGATTAGTACGTAGTACGTAGTGCGTAGTACGTAGTGTGTAGTACGTATGCATAGTCATAATTTAACATTAATATACGGGCTGACGGGCTGACTGGCTGGCTGGCTGGCCTACATACATAGACGCGGCGCAAACTCCTCCTCACACAAATGTAATAATACTAATAATTAATCTTATAGGTTAAAATATATTTGTTATATTAAAATATGTTAGCAATGTAACGTAACGTTATTATATAATAAGTATGTTAAAATATATTAGTGATGTTGTTGTAATATTAAATTGTAATTCATAATTTAAATTTAGTTTAATTTAGTAAGCTGGCTGGCCTACATACATAGACGCCGCGAAAGCTCCTCCTCGCTATATATAAAGCAGACGAAGTAGAGAGCTTGCAGACGAAGTATAAATATCCGCGCGACGTAGTATGCATACTTCATACTTCGTCTAGTCTTTTTAATGAGGCAAGTGATTATAGTCAGTTCACTGTAGCAGGGAACATTTAGAACTCTACTTCATATCCCGGAGGGATTAGAAGCCTGCCTATTTATAAGATTCCTTGACTTAACTGGTTAAAGTGTATTTTTGATAAGAATAATATCAGCGTTCGAGCCGCTGAGGAATCAAAGAAGGTCAATTATTTAAAGCTTGCGGATATTGATACTTCGTCTGCAAGCTCTCTACTTCGTCTGCTTTATATAAAGCATACGAAGTATGTATGGCGGTATAGTATTAATATAATTAATATTATGGTTGTACGTTATTTACATTTCAAGGTTAAAGAGAATTGACCGAGTGGTTTAAGGTGGCTAGCTTGAGATTAGTTATGGTTAATCTCCATCATGGGTTCGAATCCCATATTCTCTGCGTGCGCAAGCTCTACCTATATTAAAATTATAAACTGAAGGGCGAGGAGCCGAAGCCCATCTCTTTATTTATTTATTTGGAGCTTGCGCCTACATATGAAATGAAGTACACTCCGGCTTCGCCGGAAGTATGCAGGCGTACCTTTACTCTTGAGTAGCATGCCTGCATACAGAAGTAGGCGGGCCGAAGTATGTAGCACGGTTTGATTAGTTTATAGTTTTTACCTTCATTATATAGTACTAGGGTACAAACTCTCTTTAACTAAGGTGCAGGGCGCAAGCTCTAAATTTTATATTTTTACGGGTTAGAGTCAGATTGGTTACGACATCTCATTTGGGATGGGATTATTCTGTGTTCGAGTCACAGTAACCCGATATATTTACTCCTTGTGTAACCACATGTTTGTATTTGGCTGGAAAAAAAAATTTTTAAGTTAAGTTAGAGCTTGCGCCTTTAGGCGTGGCGTGACACAAACTCCTCCCCCTCGTTATAGCTATACTAAGGGTATAAATACAGTATTAATTTATTGTAGAAATTATAAAAATATAAATGAATTGTATATATCTTTTATATTATATCTAAGATATACAAGTATATAAAGAGACTATTATGGAAATACGTGCTATGTATTAAAGAGAGAAATTTAACTTATGTACATGAATAAAACATATGAACTCTTAGAGAAATTATTTAATAAACGAAGTGAATTGAAATATCTTATTAACTTCAGGAAAAAAAATCAAACGAGATTCTATGATTAGTGTGAACTAAAATAGAGTAGCCTATATAAATAAGTAAAATGGCCTAAAAGCTGTTTGAATTTATGGGGAACCTTCCTCAAAGGCTAAATATAATACATGAGCGACAGTGAAAAGTACCGTGAGGGAAAATTTTTTTGAAATAGTAGTTTTATAAGCAGCTCAAGCTGATAATAAAAAGCAAGAGCGTACCTTTTGCATAATGGGTCACCAAGTTAACATTAGATGCGAGCTAATTATCTTGATTTGATAGATGACATGCATAGTTAAACCGATCATTAAAATAATGAATAGTGTCTAAAGTTAGACCCGAAGCCTAGTGATCTTACTATAGTCAGGGCTATAAAGGTCCGAACGGGTTATCGTTGCAAAGATATCCGAAGAACTATGGTAAGCGAGTGAAAGACAACACTGACTAGGATAGCTGGTAAAAAAATAGCCTAAGCAACTATTTAGGCCAGTTTGTAGAAGTGAACCTTCTGCTATAAACCTTCAAATTGCGGGAAAGCCCTAAAGCAATTTCAACCAAACAGACGTGGTAACATAGTTTGTGGCACAGGTAATGACTCGTGGTACGGTAAAATCGAAATTGATACGCGTAAGTGAAATGGGTAATCCGCAGCCAAGCACCAAATATTAGGCAGGCTTCTAATCCCTCCGGATTATGAAGTAGAGCTCGATAAATGGTGTGCTGTTCATCGACTAGATGTAGGTTGGCGCAAGCTTAAGATATAGTCAAGCCTCATCCGAAAGGATGCAGGGCATTAAAGTACTTTTTATTAACATTTACTGCATATGAAATATGCAAACAAGATCCGCCTTAATGTAGTATATTCAAACTTCATTATTTTCTGTACAAGCAGCTGTAACCAGCTACTTGCAGATATAATAGCCGACAAGTTATTATGAATAGATACCCGTAGCAGCTACAAGCAAGGTACACTGTAGAAAGGTACTCGGGCCATTGGAAGGTTAGCACCCTACCCCAGTGATAGAATTGAAAGAATAACCTCTGAAGTAATTGAATATATTCATTAATATATAAAATAATTAAAAAAAAAATAAGCTACTAAAATATACTTCTTTCTACATACAAATATTAAACAGCTATGCTGTTATTTTTCATCCAAGTCGGATGTTAACCTTTCTATGGTAAAACCAGTAATAACTTACTATAATAGCGAGCTTGAGAAAGATCGTATATTAAAAGAAAATAAAAATAAATCGGTAGTGTATCGTTGAACTAACAATGTAAATCAAAAAACATATATTGGTAGTTCCTCTAATTTTTCTGTAAGATTATACAAATATTATAGTGTTAAACATATAATGAAGTATAATACAGCTATACATAATGCTCTTTTAAAATATGGACACTCAAACTTTACTTTAGATATTCTTGAGTACTGTGAAGGTGTAGATCCCATAACAAGAGAACAATATTATTTAGACTTATTAAAACCTGAATATAATATATTAGAACAAGCAGGTTCATCATTAGGATTTAAGCATAGTAAAGAAACTTTAGAATTTTTTAAAAATGAGCGTAAAGTGAGTGAAGAAACACGAAAGAATCTATCATTAGCTGCAACAGGTAGAATCTTAACTGAAGAAGATAAAAATAAAATATCTAGCTCACGTAAAGGTATAAAACTTTCAGATGAGACACGTGCTAAAATATCGGCAGCGGCTATATCACTTAACGGTGTAGCAGTTATAGTTAAAAATCTTATTACTTCAGAAGTAATAGAATATACAAGTTTAACTGAAGCAGCTAAAGCTATAGGTGTAAGTAGAACTGCTGTAAAAAAAGCCATTATCTCTGAAAAACCAATAAAAAAAATATATAGTTGTAAGCAAGCAGGCCACAAAAAATAAAATATAAAAAGTACTTTACTGCCCGTTAAATGGATAGTTTATAACTATTTAGGGAGAAGGACCTCGGCTTTATCCTAAATTAGGATTAAAGAGGTAGATCTGTTTCTGCGAAACCTATAAAAGTAGGCAGTTTAAGTAACATCTTAGTAGGTACAGAACTTTATCTCAGACAAGATGTATATTCTCATATGGATAAGTAAGGCGCGGGGCGGCGAAAGCTTTTCCTCGCTATTTATCTATTTATATGAAATACATTTTATTTGTATACATCGGGGGATCGTGAAGATTTTATCGGTGAGTATGTAGACTCGGAATGACAAAGATGGTTCTTGAATTATCGGACATAGAATGCTAAGGT is a genomic window containing:
- the nad1 gene encoding NADH dehydrogenase subunit 1 is translated as MYYSIIISLIEVVLVLVPALLGIAYVTIAERKTMASMQRRLGPNFVGYYGLLQAFADALKLLLKEYVAPTQANIILFFLGPVITLIFSLLGYAVIPYGPGLAINDFSLGIYYILAVSSLATYGILLAGWSANSKYAFLGSLRSTAQLISYELVLSSAILLVIMLTGSLNLSVNIESQRAIWNIFPLLPVFIIFFIGSVAETNRAPFDLAEAESELVSGFMTEHAAVVFVFFFLAEYGSIVLMCILTSILFLGGYLSINSLDVFNFFYSILFNIGFIDLNFFNIFYYFYKEIFVNNSIIEGLIYGLTIGLKSSILIFLFIWVRASFPRIRFDQLMAFCWTVLLPLLFALIVLLPCILYSYNILPVNVL